The DNA region ATGAAGCAAAAATCAGTCATCGGTAACGTGATAGACATAAGTCAGAATTGTTGTTCTACTATTTTGGTTAAATGGATATTTTTCGTTAAATAATCATTATATTTCAAAGTGTTAGGCTAAATCTTTAGGGTTGAATCTTACTCCGTGATTTCTTTACTCCCGCAGGTTTACTTGAATCAAACTCAATATTGAAAACCAAATCAACATTGAGCCTGACTCGCCATTATTTAGCTAACCGCTACAATTGTGTATGACGTTTACAAATGTTTATTAAAACGTTTAGCCGCTAACAACACGCCAACACAGGTAAAGCCGAGTAACCACAATGCATCCTTGCCTAATGATGTCACTTCTGCTTCTCGAAGTACTATTCCTCTAACCATACGAATGAAATGGGTTGCAGGTAGCATTTCTGCAGCCCATTGGGCTCCAATTGGCATAGCTTCATAAGGAAACATAAAGCCAGATAACAAAATGGATGGCATTAATACAAAAATGGTCAATTGCATCGCTTGAAGCTGAGTATTAACGATGGTGCTAATGACCAATCCTAAAGCCAAACTGGCACAAATGAACAAAAATGAAGCGAGTAATAAAGAATCTAGGCCACCGCGGACAGGAACTGAAAATATCCAGTGTCCAGCACTGAGAATAATCGCAACTTGGATTAATCCGACTAAAATGTAGGGGATTATTTTACCCAACATCAGCTCCAGAGGGTGTACTGGAGTGACAATTAAAAATTCCATGTTACCCAACTCCCGCTCTCGAACAATGGCAGCGGAGGTAAACATAATCATGGTCATCGTTAAGATAATAGCCAGTAACCCTGGGACAATATTGACTGCTGAACGTTGCTCTGGGTTAAAATATTCGACTACTTCAAATGTCGGTACGCTCATTACGGTTGCACGGTTAGCCACTTCGTTCAGTGGTAAGGTTCTCAGCGCTCTGATCGTTGAGGCTACCATAGTATCCGAGCCGTCTAATAACCATTGTCCCACCGGACGAGTTATTTGTGATGATTCCCGTTTTGAATCATAGGAGGGATGAATCAACAGTCGTTGAGGCAAATCAACGGGTACATAGAGTACTGCTTTGACTTCTCCGTTGGTAATGGCTTTCTCGGCTTCCTTTATAGAGTAGTATTGATGTACGAAATCAACTGCTTGTGTAGCTACCACTGTTTGTGTAATGGCTCGGCTATAGGTAGTTTGACTCATGTCGATAATACCTGCAGGCACATGGCGAACATCGGTATTGATGGCATAACCAAATAATACTAATTGCAGCAAAGGGATCATGACTATCATGCCAAAAGTCATTCGGTCTCTTGACAGTTGTTTCAATTCTTTGACGACAATGGCAATTAACCTACCCCACATGTCGACCTCCAGTACTGGTGACAAACACATCTTCAAGACTCGGCCTAACTATTTCAAGCTTATATTGCTGACAAACAGGGCTAAGCAATTTAATGGGTTCTGCTATGGAGTCATCTATTAGCACTCTTAACCGAGTGCCAGATTGAGATGCGGAAATAACCGCTTTTATGTCAGTTAGTTTCTGTTTTAACGACCTTAAATCATTGCCAGTCACTTCAATAACCGTGGCACCCATGGATTGCATTAACTCACGCGGTGTACCGTCGGCTCGTTTGATACCATTTTCCAAAATGGCTAATTGATGGCAGCGTTCTGCTTCATCCATATAGTGGGTTGAAACCAAAATTGTGGTGCCATTTTCACTGAGGTCAAACAGGTGTTCCCAAAAATCACGACGGTTTTGTGGGTCTACAGCTGAAGTGGGTTCATCAAGAAAGAGTAATTCAGGACAATGCATAATGGCACATGCAAGAGCCAAGCGTTGTTTTTGCCCGCCGCTCATGGTTCCAGCTAACTGTTTTTGTTGTTGTTCTAGATCATATTGTGCCAGTAATGTTGATATTCGCGATTTATCTTTCACCCCATAAATAGCCGCAACAAAGCGCATATTTTCTAATACTGTCAAATTGTCATACAAGGAAAATTTCTGAGTCATATAACCAATTCTGCTTTTGAGTAACTCTTCATTCCCTTGTAGCGTTAATCCTAAAACAGTGGCTTCGCCAGAACTGGGTCTCAATAAGCCAGTTAACATCCTAATTAATGTTGACTTACCACAGCCATTTGGGCCGAGAAAACCATAAATACAACCTTTTGGTACCAGTAAATTCAGATCATCTACTGCCACTAAATCACCAAAACGACGCGTGAGTCCTTGAGTTTCGATTACATAAGAGGATTCATTCATGGTAAACGAACCTCTACGCCAATCCCTGTTGCTAAGTTTTCATCAGCAGGTAAGTCTATCTCTGTTAAATACATTAACCGGGCACGATCTCGTTCATTAAGTGCAAAGTAAGGTGTAAAGGCAGGGGTACTTCTGATGTTATGTACCGTTCCTGTAACAGGTTGTTTATGACCATCAATCCATACTTGTACTGAGTCACCTTGGTTTATTTTACCTAGCGCCGTTGCTGGTAAATATACTCGGGCATAAAGACGATCGCTGGCCAAAAGCGTTATTAGTTGAACATTAGCAGCAACGCGATCGCCAAGCTTCCAAGGTAAAACATCTACAACACCTGACTTTGGAGCGAGTATGCTTAAATCGGCTAGTGATTGCCGTGCATCGGCCAATGATGCTTGCGCAGCGTTTGTTTGCGCTTGTGCTTGAGCAATCTCTTCGCTGCGAGTACCATTTTTAAGTTCTAACCATTGTTGTTTTGCTTGGCTTAATTGGGCAGTTGTTTGATCTTTTAGTGCTTTAGCTGAATCATATTCAGATTTTGCCACCAATTTTTTTAACCAAAGGTCCTTCATTCGGACATAGCTTCTTTCTGCATCTTGGGCTTGAGCCTGCACAGCAAGCATTGCGGCATTGGCTGCTGCAAGTTGTTCTAAACGAGCCCCAGTTTGCAGTTGATTTAGTTTTGCTTGTGCTTGAACAAGTAAGGCTTGTCGTTGATCAATTAGCAATTGCGCGTGCCGGGGATCAAGTTGAATTAATAAATCACCTGACTTTACCGTCTGTCCTTCTTCAACAGCAATAGTGCGAATTTGCTCTGAAACAGGTGCTGAAAGTATTATTCGATCTCGTTCAATCAGCCCCATTGCAATTTCACCTTCTTCACCAGAACAACCAGCGAATAGAAAAATTATCGACAACCATAATAGATGACGTTTCATCATTGAGCTCCTGACTCTGAAGATTGTTGAGATGGGTCTTGGAATAGCCCTTGATTCATTACATTTATATTATGTTTAAGCAGATTATCGAGCATTGATTGGCTAAGTGGTAAATTTAACTCGTCGAGTATCACTTTAGGCGCAATTAATGGGAACACCATTAAACTGATAAAACTTAACCGGACCCATTGTGGATCCAGTTGTGGATTGAGTCTTTGTTGATGGGATAAGTCCTGAATCCAGTCACCTGCAAACCCAAGCATTTCTTGAATAACATGCGATACAATGCTGAAAGCTTCATCACTGGTCTGTTGATTCAATACTTGAAATATTAACCGCGGCAGAGCAGGGGTTTTTTCCATCATTTGATAATAGGCACTCATTAAT from Shewanella polaris includes:
- a CDS encoding HlyD family secretion protein gives rise to the protein MMKRHLLWLSIIFLFAGCSGEEGEIAMGLIERDRIILSAPVSEQIRTIAVEEGQTVKSGDLLIQLDPRHAQLLIDQRQALLVQAQAKLNQLQTGARLEQLAAANAAMLAVQAQAQDAERSYVRMKDLWLKKLVAKSEYDSAKALKDQTTAQLSQAKQQWLELKNGTRSEEIAQAQAQTNAAQASLADARQSLADLSILAPKSGVVDVLPWKLGDRVAANVQLITLLASDRLYARVYLPATALGKINQGDSVQVWIDGHKQPVTGTVHNIRSTPAFTPYFALNERDRARLMYLTEIDLPADENLATGIGVEVRLP
- a CDS encoding TetR/AcrR family transcriptional regulator — protein: MADKPGRPKGETQTRAALIEAAQGCFLHNSYDRVSIRELARRADVDAAMIRYYFDSKAGLFETMVRETVAPVASMFKQDLKKQNNSPGALMSAYYQMMEKTPALPRLIFQVLNQQTSDEAFSIVSHVIQEMLGFAGDWIQDLSHQQRLNPQLDPQWVRLSFISLMVFPLIAPKVILDELNLPLSQSMLDNLLKHNINVMNQGLFQDPSQQSSESGAQ
- a CDS encoding ABC transporter permease, with translation MWGRLIAIVVKELKQLSRDRMTFGMIVMIPLLQLVLFGYAINTDVRHVPAGIIDMSQTTYSRAITQTVVATQAVDFVHQYYSIKEAEKAITNGEVKAVLYVPVDLPQRLLIHPSYDSKRESSQITRPVGQWLLDGSDTMVASTIRALRTLPLNEVANRATVMSVPTFEVVEYFNPEQRSAVNIVPGLLAIILTMTMIMFTSAAIVRERELGNMEFLIVTPVHPLELMLGKIIPYILVGLIQVAIILSAGHWIFSVPVRGGLDSLLLASFLFICASLALGLVISTIVNTQLQAMQLTIFVLMPSILLSGFMFPYEAMPIGAQWAAEMLPATHFIRMVRGIVLREAEVTSLGKDALWLLGFTCVGVLLAAKRFNKHL
- a CDS encoding ABC transporter ATP-binding protein, with the translated sequence MNESSYVIETQGLTRRFGDLVAVDDLNLLVPKGCIYGFLGPNGCGKSTLIRMLTGLLRPSSGEATVLGLTLQGNEELLKSRIGYMTQKFSLYDNLTVLENMRFVAAIYGVKDKSRISTLLAQYDLEQQQKQLAGTMSGGQKQRLALACAIMHCPELLFLDEPTSAVDPQNRRDFWEHLFDLSENGTTILVSTHYMDEAERCHQLAILENGIKRADGTPRELMQSMGATVIEVTGNDLRSLKQKLTDIKAVISASQSGTRLRVLIDDSIAEPIKLLSPVCQQYKLEIVRPSLEDVFVTSTGGRHVG